In the genome of Saprospiraceae bacterium, one region contains:
- a CDS encoding HYR domain-containing protein, which produces MQYSNSFYQISGATKTSGIKDASGVLLIKGFDLTYIATDACGNTASCSFTITINCGCRPPGSIQGPNMISNPDFSAGISGFNSDYNILNPTCTP; this is translated from the coding sequence TTGCAGTATTCCAACAGTTTCTATCAAATTAGTGGAGCCACCAAAACTTCAGGAATAAAGGATGCAAGTGGCGTACTTTTAATCAAGGGTTTCGACCTAACTTACATTGCAACGGATGCTTGTGGTAACACAGCTTCTTGTAGTTTTACAATCACAATTAATTGTGGTTGCCGTCCGCCGGGTTCGATACAAGGTCCAAATATGATATCCAACCCAGATTTTTCTGCAGGAATTTCAGGATTTAATTCAGATTACAATATATTAAATCCAACCTGCACACCGTGA